One region of Epilithonimonas zeae genomic DNA includes:
- the pheS gene encoding phenylalanine--tRNA ligase subunit alpha, producing MLEKIDDLLLEVQNFQSSAKDEIEQFRLKFNGKKGIMNDFYDALKQIPNEQKKDFGQKINILRNTVNEKLEELKTSSESKIILEKEDLTRPAFPLELGSRHPINLVKNKVIDIFKSIGFAVADGPEIEDDWHNFTALNLPEYHPARDMQDTFFIEQNPDVLLRTHTSSVQIRHMENNEPPMRILSPGRVFRNEAVSSRSHCIFHQIEGLYIDENVSFADLKQTIQFFTTELFGKSKIRMRPSYFPFTEPSAEVDVYWGLNSETDYRITKGTGWLEIMGCGMVDPAVLKNVNIDPDKFSGYAFGMGIERIVMLLYQMSDIRMFFENDIRMLEQFKTL from the coding sequence ATGCTAGAGAAAATTGATGACCTATTGTTAGAAGTACAAAACTTCCAGTCTTCTGCAAAGGATGAGATAGAACAGTTCCGCTTAAAATTCAATGGAAAAAAAGGAATCATGAATGATTTCTACGACGCATTGAAACAAATTCCTAATGAGCAAAAGAAAGATTTTGGACAAAAAATCAATATCTTAAGAAATACCGTGAATGAAAAGCTTGAGGAGCTGAAAACATCTTCCGAAAGCAAAATCATCCTTGAAAAAGAAGATCTTACAAGACCAGCTTTTCCTCTGGAATTAGGTTCTCGTCATCCAATCAATTTAGTTAAAAATAAAGTCATTGATATCTTCAAATCTATCGGTTTTGCTGTTGCAGACGGACCAGAGATTGAGGATGACTGGCATAACTTTACGGCACTTAACCTTCCGGAATATCACCCGGCGAGAGATATGCAGGATACGTTTTTTATCGAACAAAATCCTGATGTTTTGTTGAGAACGCACACATCTTCTGTACAAATCCGACATATGGAAAACAATGAACCACCAATGAGAATTTTGTCTCCAGGTAGGGTTTTCCGTAATGAGGCGGTTTCTTCCCGTTCGCATTGTATTTTCCACCAGATAGAAGGTTTGTATATTGATGAAAATGTAAGTTTTGCAGATTTGAAACAAACGATTCAGTTCTTCACAACTGAACTTTTCGGAAAATCGAAAATCAGAATGAGACCTTCTTACTTCCCTTTTACAGAGCCTAGTGCAGAAGTAGACGTTTATTGGGGTTTGAATTCCGAAACCGACTACAGAATCACAAAAGGAACAGGTTGGTTAGAAATTATGGGTTGCGGAATGGTAGATCCTGCGGTTCTTAAAAACGTTAATATCGATCCTGATAAATTCTCCGGATATGCTTTTGGGATGGGAATCGAGAGAATTGTAATGCTTCTTTATCAAATGAGCGACATCCGAATGTTCTTTGAAAACGATATCAGAATGCTGGAACAGTTCAAAACTTTGTAA
- a CDS encoding glutamine--tRNA ligase/YqeY domain fusion protein has product MEEEEKKSLNFIEQIIEDDLANGLDTSKLRFRFPPEPNGYLHIGHTKAICINFGLGQKYNAPVNLRFDDTNPAKEEQEFVDSIKADIDWLGFKYDQELYTSDYFEQLYVWAVEMIKQGKAYVDEQPSEDITAQRKNPFEEGINSPFRDRPVEESLELFEKMKNGEFEEGAMSLRAKIDMASPNMNMRDPVMYRILKKPHHRTGEKWKIYPMYDWAHGESDYIEQISHSLCSLEFENHRPLYEWYLDQVYDNESVAPKQREFARMNVSYMVTSKRKLQRLVQEGVTTGWDDPRMPTISGLRRKGYTPASIKNFIERVGVAKRENLIDIQLLEFSVREDLNKVATRVMAVVNPVKLIIENYPEDKEEWLETENNPEDENAGTRQVPFSREIYIEREDFQEEADKKFFRLKLGGEVRLKAGYIIKAERVEKDDKGQITTIYATYDEDSKSGSGTEASLRKVKGTLHWVSAKHALPIEIRTYERLFTTEQPDAVKEVDFMEFINHQSLRVSHGFAEPSLKDATLDDHFQFQRIGYYIKDRDSSDDQLVFNRTVTLKDGYKP; this is encoded by the coding sequence ATGGAAGAAGAAGAAAAAAAATCACTCAATTTTATTGAGCAAATTATAGAAGATGACTTGGCAAATGGGTTGGATACGTCTAAATTAAGATTTAGATTCCCGCCGGAACCAAATGGTTATCTTCACATTGGTCATACAAAAGCAATCTGTATCAACTTCGGTTTGGGACAAAAATATAATGCACCTGTCAACCTTCGTTTTGATGATACCAATCCGGCTAAAGAAGAGCAGGAATTTGTAGATTCTATCAAAGCGGATATCGATTGGTTAGGTTTCAAATATGATCAGGAATTATACACTTCAGATTATTTTGAACAATTATATGTTTGGGCTGTAGAGATGATCAAACAAGGGAAAGCTTATGTAGATGAGCAACCTTCGGAAGATATTACGGCTCAAAGAAAAAATCCTTTTGAGGAAGGAATCAATTCGCCTTTCAGAGATCGTCCAGTTGAAGAAAGCCTTGAGCTTTTTGAGAAAATGAAAAACGGAGAATTCGAAGAAGGTGCGATGAGTTTGCGTGCCAAAATCGATATGGCGTCTCCAAATATGAATATGCGCGATCCTGTGATGTACAGAATCCTGAAAAAACCACATCACAGAACCGGAGAAAAATGGAAAATCTATCCGATGTACGATTGGGCACACGGAGAATCTGATTATATCGAGCAAATTTCACACTCTTTATGTTCATTGGAGTTTGAAAATCACCGTCCGTTGTATGAATGGTATCTTGATCAAGTTTATGATAACGAAAGCGTTGCACCTAAGCAGAGAGAATTTGCAAGGATGAATGTTTCTTATATGGTAACATCAAAAAGAAAGCTTCAAAGACTGGTTCAGGAAGGTGTTACAACTGGATGGGATGATCCAAGAATGCCTACTATTTCAGGATTAAGAAGAAAAGGTTATACACCGGCATCTATCAAAAACTTCATCGAGAGAGTTGGTGTTGCGAAAAGAGAAAATCTGATTGATATCCAATTGTTGGAGTTTTCTGTGAGAGAAGACCTTAATAAAGTAGCGACCCGTGTAATGGCAGTTGTAAACCCAGTAAAACTTATCATAGAAAATTATCCTGAGGATAAAGAAGAATGGCTGGAAACTGAAAATAATCCTGAGGACGAAAATGCTGGAACCAGACAAGTGCCTTTCTCAAGAGAAATTTATATAGAAAGAGAAGATTTCCAAGAAGAAGCGGATAAGAAATTCTTCCGTTTAAAATTAGGTGGAGAAGTTCGTCTGAAAGCAGGTTATATCATCAAAGCTGAAAGAGTTGAAAAAGATGACAAAGGTCAAATCACAACAATTTATGCGACTTATGACGAAGATTCTAAGTCTGGAAGCGGAACCGAGGCAAGTCTTAGAAAAGTGAAAGGAACACTTCATTGGGTTTCTGCAAAACATGCTTTGCCAATCGAAATCAGAACTTATGAAAGGTTATTCACAACAGAGCAGCCAGATGCTGTAAAGGAAGTTGATTTTATGGAATTTATCAACCATCAGTCACTGAGAGTTTCTCACGGATTTGCTGAGCCAAGTCTAAAAGATGCCACTTTGGATGACCATTTCCAGTTCCAAAGAATTGGTTATTATATCAAGGACAGAGATTCTTCTGATGATCAATTGGTCTTCAACAGAACAGTTACGCTTAAGGATGGCTATAAGCCCTAA
- a CDS encoding NADPH-dependent FMN reductase has product MKIFAFAGSNSSTSINKQLVKFVLKSFPNEDINLIDLNDYLMPVFSVDLEKNGFPEEAHRFLKNIEEADVIICSLAENNRSYSAAFKNIFDWASRINVKVFQDKPMFLMTTSPGGYGGGNVMAEAHKFFPAFGADIKETFSLPKFYENFDADNGVIEPQLLSELNSKIENFKNQI; this is encoded by the coding sequence ATGAAAATATTTGCATTTGCAGGAAGCAACTCTTCCACTTCCATCAACAAACAGTTGGTAAAATTTGTTCTGAAAAGTTTTCCTAATGAAGACATTAATCTGATTGACCTTAATGATTATCTGATGCCTGTCTTTTCCGTTGATTTAGAGAAAAATGGATTTCCTGAAGAAGCACACAGATTTCTTAAAAACATAGAAGAAGCTGATGTCATTATTTGTTCATTGGCAGAAAACAATCGTTCATATAGTGCAGCTTTCAAGAATATTTTTGATTGGGCGTCCAGAATCAATGTGAAAGTTTTTCAGGATAAACCAATGTTTCTGATGACCACTTCGCCAGGCGGTTATGGTGGTGGAAATGTAATGGCTGAAGCTCATAAATTCTTTCCGGCTTTTGGTGCAGATATCAAGGAAACTTTTTCTCTGCCTAAGTTTTATGAAAATTTTGATGCAGACAATGGGGTTATCGAACCTCAACTTTTGAGTGAACTTAATTCTAAAATCGAAAATTTTAAAAATCAAATCTAA
- a CDS encoding response regulator transcription factor has translation MNRKKILLIDDEQDILEIISYNLEKEGYQVFTAGNGNEGIEKAKEILPDLILLDVMMPEKDGIETCQDLRKIKELQRTLIVFLSARSEEFSQLAGYQAGANDYIVKLIKPKILVSKVAALLQMGANSQENSNYIELGDLIIDKDNFKVTKGKEEFLLPKKEFDLLYLLASNTDKVFKREEILEKVWGNDVIVGERTIDVHIRRLREKLGINTIQTLKGIGYKLVV, from the coding sequence ATGAATCGTAAAAAAATCCTTTTAATAGATGATGAACAGGACATTCTGGAAATCATCTCTTATAATTTGGAAAAAGAAGGTTATCAGGTTTTTACCGCTGGTAATGGTAACGAAGGAATAGAAAAAGCAAAGGAAATATTGCCGGACCTTATCCTTTTAGACGTTATGATGCCGGAAAAGGACGGAATAGAAACTTGTCAGGATCTTCGTAAAATCAAGGAATTACAGAGAACACTGATTGTATTTTTATCTGCAAGAAGTGAGGAATTTTCACAATTGGCAGGTTACCAGGCTGGCGCAAATGATTATATTGTTAAATTAATCAAACCAAAAATTTTGGTATCAAAAGTAGCCGCGTTATTGCAAATGGGAGCCAATTCTCAGGAGAATTCTAATTATATAGAACTGGGCGATTTAATTATCGATAAAGATAACTTCAAAGTTACGAAAGGAAAAGAGGAGTTTTTACTTCCGAAAAAAGAGTTCGATTTGCTTTATCTTTTAGCTTCTAACACAGACAAAGTATTCAAAAGAGAAGAAATTCTGGAAAAGGTTTGGGGCAACGATGTGATTGTCGGCGAAAGAACCATAGATGTCCACATCAGAAGACTAAGAGAGAAACTGGGAATCAATACCATCCAGACACTCAAAGGAATAGGTTATAAATTAGTAGTATAA
- a CDS encoding response regulator transcription factor: MLEHKTTFLLADDHSLIRQGIVFLLEEIGLDCEILQASTLSKVLETLEANPINIAIIDAHFPDGNSLTIIPQIKKTRPEIKILIFTGIDEEMHALKFINAGANGFLSKLSDEEEIKQAIMKMQIYGQYISPVTQALLMNSLQNPTIANPLNRLTEREMEIAEMYAKGLGNLEIANKLDVKQNTISTIKKRIFEKLNIQNIVELSELIKNNHQ; encoded by the coding sequence ATGTTAGAACACAAAACCACTTTCTTACTTGCAGACGACCATAGCCTTATCAGGCAAGGCATTGTGTTTCTTTTGGAAGAAATCGGTTTAGATTGTGAGATTCTCCAGGCTTCAACATTATCTAAAGTATTGGAAACTTTAGAAGCTAATCCTATTAACATTGCTATTATAGACGCTCATTTTCCTGATGGAAACAGCCTGACGATTATTCCGCAAATCAAAAAGACCAGACCTGAAATTAAAATTCTAATCTTTACGGGTATAGATGAAGAAATGCACGCATTGAAATTCATCAATGCTGGCGCTAACGGCTTTCTTAGCAAACTGAGTGATGAAGAAGAAATAAAGCAAGCTATTATGAAGATGCAAATTTACGGGCAATACATCTCGCCTGTCACGCAAGCTTTGTTAATGAATTCCCTACAAAATCCAACTATTGCAAATCCATTGAACCGCCTTACAGAAAGAGAAATGGAAATCGCAGAAATGTATGCAAAAGGCTTGGGCAATTTGGAGATTGCAAATAAGCTGGACGTTAAACAAAATACCATCAGCACTATCAAAAAACGAATCTTTGAAAAGCTGAATATCCAAAACATCGTAGAATTATCCGAATTGATTAAAAATAATCATCAATAA
- a CDS encoding DUF5916 domain-containing protein: MKTKFCILILTFFFWQISAQKTIASDSISRKKLQAIKKDQNIKIDGILDDEIWRNVPIATNFVERQPNNGKPQADSLKTEVKFLYDDTGLYIAAQMYDPQPSKILKELTERDNIANDDFFGIIINGYNDHQQSLEFIVTAAGVQVDGKLTTENEDMSWNAVWYSAVKINDKGWAVEMKIPFFELRFPKKDLQEFGLNMIRKIKRTNTMYDWNHVDNQKGNYTLYDGVLNGVAEVKTPTRLSFTPYFSTYVNSYDGKTEMNVNGGMDLKYGINDAFTFDMTLIPDFGQANFDNSILNLTPFEQQFAEQRSFFMEGTELFSKGDLFYSRRVGGSPSRYPIIDEEKETITEYPAKVKLFNAFKISGRTKKGLGIGIFNGVTEKMEATIRDNETGATRKEVVEPWTNYNVLVFDQRFGDNSSVTLVNTSTLRMGDFRDANSTGLLWNIANKKNTYNYYGNMKGSWVMDDGTKFGNRGTVGIGKFSGKNRFEINANYVNKDWDINDLGFSTKTNYGNHNVWYGYRILQPTEKLNNMYLNFNLNYYHRLEPFLNQKLIFNHNNSFTNKKFQSFGGGIEFTPYGEKDIYEPRTFGRYLNVPGYFDSWLWFESDSRKKLQYNITVDYYAYDQKGRNYVVPSLYLRYRASDKMKIIWQFNPVFSNNEVGYSGKDSGNIYMGRRQRNTYENAITGQYTFNEKMTLALAFRHYFADVTYKQFYTLENDGNLNSNTAYNPNLNGTYNSWNVDLRYSWWFAPGSQLTLLYRNATSNYLETSRMKFKNNFDELFNVPMINNFSLRISYFLDYNRMKNWF, translated from the coding sequence ATGAAAACTAAATTTTGCATTCTTATATTAACGTTCTTTTTTTGGCAAATCTCAGCACAGAAAACGATTGCTTCGGATAGTATTTCGAGAAAGAAACTACAGGCCATAAAGAAAGATCAAAACATAAAAATTGATGGGATTTTAGATGATGAGATTTGGAGAAATGTTCCCATAGCAACCAATTTTGTAGAAAGACAGCCAAATAACGGAAAGCCTCAGGCAGATAGTTTGAAAACTGAGGTCAAATTTCTTTATGACGATACAGGATTATACATCGCTGCTCAAATGTATGACCCACAACCTTCAAAAATTTTAAAAGAATTAACCGAAAGAGATAATATTGCGAACGATGATTTTTTTGGAATAATCATCAATGGTTATAATGACCATCAGCAGAGTTTGGAATTCATTGTGACTGCAGCAGGCGTTCAGGTTGATGGAAAATTAACCACAGAAAATGAAGATATGTCGTGGAATGCTGTCTGGTATAGTGCTGTGAAAATCAATGATAAGGGTTGGGCTGTAGAAATGAAGATTCCGTTTTTTGAATTGCGTTTTCCTAAAAAAGATTTGCAGGAATTTGGTCTTAATATGATTCGGAAAATCAAGAGAACCAACACGATGTATGATTGGAACCACGTCGACAATCAAAAAGGGAACTATACTTTGTACGACGGTGTTCTCAACGGCGTTGCGGAAGTAAAAACGCCAACCAGATTGTCTTTCACACCTTATTTTTCAACCTACGTCAATAGTTACGACGGTAAAACAGAAATGAATGTCAATGGCGGAATGGACCTGAAATACGGGATCAACGACGCTTTTACATTCGATATGACTTTGATTCCGGATTTTGGGCAAGCTAATTTTGATAATTCGATTTTGAATTTGACACCTTTCGAACAACAATTCGCGGAACAACGATCATTTTTTATGGAAGGAACGGAGCTGTTCAGTAAAGGTGATTTGTTTTATTCCAGAAGAGTTGGTGGAAGTCCGTCGAGATATCCAATCATTGATGAAGAAAAAGAAACCATAACCGAATATCCCGCAAAAGTAAAATTATTCAATGCTTTCAAAATCTCCGGAAGAACCAAAAAAGGTTTGGGTATTGGGATTTTCAATGGTGTGACGGAGAAAATGGAAGCTACAATTCGGGATAACGAAACTGGCGCAACCAGAAAAGAAGTGGTAGAGCCTTGGACCAATTATAATGTTTTGGTTTTTGACCAGAGATTTGGAGATAACTCATCTGTGACTTTGGTCAACACAAGTACGCTGAGAATGGGGGATTTTCGGGATGCTAATTCTACAGGACTTTTGTGGAATATTGCCAACAAAAAGAATACTTACAATTACTATGGAAACATGAAAGGAAGTTGGGTCATGGATGATGGAACTAAATTCGGAAACAGAGGGACTGTGGGAATTGGAAAATTCTCGGGCAAAAATCGTTTCGAAATTAATGCCAATTACGTCAACAAAGATTGGGACATCAACGACCTTGGTTTTTCGACCAAAACGAATTACGGAAATCATAATGTCTGGTACGGTTACAGAATTCTTCAGCCAACCGAAAAACTGAATAATATGTACTTGAATTTTAATCTTAATTATTACCACAGATTAGAACCGTTTCTGAATCAGAAATTGATATTCAATCATAATAACTCTTTTACAAACAAGAAATTTCAGAGTTTTGGAGGCGGAATCGAGTTCACACCTTATGGCGAAAAAGACATTTACGAACCGAGAACATTTGGTAGATATCTGAATGTTCCCGGCTATTTTGACAGCTGGCTTTGGTTTGAGAGTGACAGCCGAAAAAAGCTGCAATATAACATCACAGTTGACTATTATGCTTACGACCAAAAGGGAAGAAACTATGTTGTTCCATCGTTGTACTTGCGTTACAGAGCTTCCGATAAAATGAAAATAATTTGGCAATTCAATCCGGTTTTCAGTAATAATGAGGTTGGATATTCGGGGAAAGATTCAGGCAATATTTATATGGGAAGAAGGCAGAGAAATACTTATGAGAATGCGATTACAGGACAATATACATTCAATGAGAAAATGACTTTGGCTCTGGCTTTCAGGCATTATTTTGCGGATGTTACTTACAAGCAATTCTATACACTTGAAAATGATGGAAATTTGAATTCCAACACAGCTTACAACCCAAACTTGAACGGAACTTACAACTCCTGGAATGTCGATTTGCGTTATTCTTGGTGGTTTGCGCCGGGAAGTCAGTTGACTTTACTTTACAGAAATGCGACAAGTAATTATCTGGAAACATCAAGAATGAAATTCAAAAATAACTTTGATGAATTGTTTAACGTTCCGATGATTAACAATTTCTCGCTTAGAATTTCTTATTTCTTAGATTATAACAGGATGAAAAATTGGTTTTAA
- a CDS encoding YceI family protein has translation MKKTTLIAAFLLISASVFIISCGKDKPVTSESNEVLTTTDGQVYVVDTLNSKAEWKGFKVIKSDNTSHIGALKFESGEVTVKDNKLESGQFVLDMNSLTNEDLKDSESNGKLLGHLKSADFFDTAKFPTASYEITKVTENIAGSDYNTILDGNLTIKGITKPASFNANVKVKDGELSIATEPKDINRDEFGIKFQMPAAEGLIKNEINVQMKVKAIEKK, from the coding sequence ATGAAAAAGACAACTTTAATAGCCGCATTTTTATTGATTTCCGCTTCGGTTTTTATCATTTCTTGTGGTAAAGACAAGCCTGTAACCAGCGAAAGCAATGAGGTTTTGACCACCACAGACGGACAGGTTTATGTTGTAGACACGCTTAACAGCAAAGCAGAATGGAAAGGTTTTAAAGTAATAAAGTCTGATAACACAAGCCATATCGGCGCTTTGAAGTTTGAAAGCGGAGAAGTAACCGTGAAAGATAATAAGCTGGAAAGTGGACAATTTGTACTTGATATGAACTCTCTGACCAATGAGGATTTGAAAGATTCTGAATCTAACGGAAAACTTCTTGGACATTTGAAAAGTGCGGATTTTTTTGACACGGCAAAATTCCCAACGGCTTCTTATGAAATCACAAAGGTTACAGAAAATATTGCAGGAAGCGATTACAATACGATTCTTGATGGAAATCTTACTATAAAAGGAATTACAAAGCCTGCAAGCTTCAATGCCAATGTAAAAGTTAAAGATGGCGAATTGAGCATTGCAACAGAACCAAAAGACATCAACCGGGATGAATTTGGAATCAAATTTCAAATGCCTGCCGCTGAAGGTTTGATTAAAAACGAAATCAATGTTCAGATGAAAGTGAAAGCTATTGAAAAGAAATAA
- a CDS encoding OsmC family protein: protein MGVKVKASLGTEKYYTEVIAGENTLITDEPVDKGGGNKGFNPFEILATSLASCTAATLRMYIDRKGWEIPMINVEVDLENYPQTKTAQFCRIIDFGNTEISEDIKDKLFKIADACPIHKILTNDIEILTKIK from the coding sequence ATGGGCGTAAAAGTAAAAGCAAGTCTGGGAACAGAAAAATATTACACAGAAGTAATTGCCGGAGAAAACACGCTCATCACAGATGAACCTGTTGATAAAGGCGGAGGAAACAAAGGTTTCAATCCGTTCGAAATCTTGGCAACTTCGCTCGCAAGCTGTACTGCAGCAACACTGAGAATGTACATCGACAGAAAAGGCTGGGAAATCCCAATGATAAATGTAGAAGTGGATTTAGAGAATTATCCTCAAACCAAGACAGCTCAGTTTTGCAGAATTATAGATTTTGGAAATACTGAAATCAGTGAAGATATTAAAGACAAATTATTCAAAATTGCAGATGCCTGTCCTATCCATAAAATACTAACAAATGATATAGAAATCTTAACTAAAATCAAATAA
- a CDS encoding ATP-binding protein, producing the protein MEPKEKNTNKQNFRLRKIVHYFLIFCILLIQIILAGFFYNEFKSRKNLTFIENQLKEINSLENLTNDSKKELLNSQDYFQKYLITDDKQYLESYFESVNRLTKNLDSINNYKNPKLENILLPQKKDSSEFKKLKLLADSSYQFSTKSSFKIREDLPKMKKYDLHYDYAKFDIETKTISDSVKKKGLFGRLGDAIAGKDNVRKESTVITVKNGDITNAEKIKTEMDSIVNTINNHYSKEVQKIQVNVTNNKNHSSKFYKIFNTLLIYSNDLMNIYEVAIKDSKFELQKEYENLNSEKNKIRNYLVLGAMILMFIVSILIMFLTRIAFIYEKRLKAANIQIKENLNFKNRILGMLSHELRSPLKIIGIFINRINKKTTDESIKEYLKSISFTNNTLLMQANQILEYTKNQQVENKLIPVVFNLNNEIDSILNSIEPYIQTRNNQFVIDKNIDPNLVVYSDNTKINQIFMNILGNANKFTENGQISVDTKTEYVDENTVSLVTKITDTGAGISESDLEKIFEPYYQGVLSEDVENLGAGLGLSLCKELVGLYSGDISVASKLGKGTTVSFSVNLNINK; encoded by the coding sequence ATGGAACCGAAAGAAAAAAACACCAATAAACAAAACTTCAGATTAAGAAAAATTGTTCACTATTTTCTTATTTTCTGTATCCTATTAATTCAAATAATATTAGCAGGTTTCTTTTATAACGAGTTCAAAAGCAGAAAAAATCTGACTTTTATAGAAAACCAATTAAAAGAAATCAATTCTTTAGAAAACCTGACCAACGATTCTAAAAAAGAACTTCTGAATTCTCAGGATTATTTTCAAAAATATCTGATTACCGATGATAAACAATATCTGGAATCTTATTTCGAATCTGTAAATAGATTGACGAAAAATCTGGACAGCATCAATAATTACAAGAATCCGAAGCTGGAAAACATTTTGCTTCCTCAGAAAAAGGATTCATCGGAATTTAAAAAATTAAAATTACTCGCAGATTCTTCTTATCAGTTTTCTACAAAATCAAGTTTCAAAATTCGGGAGGATCTTCCAAAGATGAAAAAGTATGATCTTCATTACGATTATGCTAAATTTGATATTGAAACCAAAACCATTTCTGACTCCGTAAAAAAGAAAGGTCTGTTTGGGCGTTTAGGTGATGCAATTGCCGGAAAAGATAATGTTAGAAAAGAAAGTACTGTAATCACTGTAAAAAATGGAGATATAACAAATGCTGAAAAAATCAAAACAGAGATGGACAGCATTGTAAACACCATCAACAATCATTATTCCAAAGAAGTTCAGAAAATCCAGGTTAATGTTACCAATAACAAAAACCACAGCAGTAAGTTTTACAAGATTTTCAATACGCTTTTGATTTACAGCAACGATTTGATGAACATTTATGAAGTAGCCATCAAAGATTCTAAATTTGAGTTGCAAAAAGAATATGAAAATCTGAATTCTGAGAAAAACAAAATCAGAAACTATTTAGTTTTAGGAGCAATGATTTTGATGTTTATTGTCTCTATATTGATTATGTTCCTGACAAGAATTGCGTTCATTTATGAGAAACGCTTAAAAGCTGCCAATATTCAGATTAAAGAAAACCTTAATTTCAAGAATAGAATCTTAGGCATGCTAAGCCACGAATTGAGATCTCCTCTGAAAATTATTGGCATTTTCATCAACAGAATCAATAAAAAAACAACAGACGAAAGCATCAAAGAATATCTGAAATCGATAAGTTTCACCAATAATACTCTGTTGATGCAGGCGAATCAGATTCTGGAGTACACCAAAAATCAACAAGTAGAAAATAAATTGATTCCGGTAGTTTTCAATCTTAATAATGAGATTGATTCTATTCTTAATTCGATTGAACCTTATATCCAAACGAGAAATAATCAGTTTGTAATCGATAAAAATATTGATCCAAATCTTGTCGTTTATTCTGACAATACAAAGATCAATCAGATTTTCATGAATATTCTTGGAAATGCTAACAAATTCACGGAAAACGGACAAATTAGTGTTGATACAAAAACCGAATACGTTGATGAAAATACAGTTTCGCTCGTAACCAAAATAACAGATACAGGCGCTGGAATCTCGGAATCGGATCTTGAGAAAATCTTCGAACCTTACTATCAAGGGGTTTTGTCTGAAGATGTAGAAAATCTGGGCGCCGGTTTGGGATTGAGTTTATGTAAAGAACTTGTAGGATTATATTCCGGAGACATTTCTGTAGCCAGTAAACTTGGAAAAGGTACAACCGTGAGCTTTTCCGTTAATTTAAATATCAATAAATAA
- a CDS encoding GNAT family N-acetyltransferase, producing the protein MLEVTQHNWETKGEFAATFDGQKAGLMTYSWAGNDKIIIDHTEVEPAYNGKGVGKAMVYKAVEFARENNLKIIPLCPFAKATFQKNEEIRDVL; encoded by the coding sequence ATGCTAGAAGTAACACAACATAACTGGGAAACAAAAGGCGAATTCGCTGCAACATTTGATGGACAAAAAGCTGGATTAATGACTTATTCTTGGGCTGGAAATGATAAAATCATCATCGACCATACAGAAGTTGAACCCGCTTACAATGGAAAAGGCGTTGGAAAAGCAATGGTTTACAAAGCTGTAGAATTTGCCAGAGAAAACAATCTGAAAATCATTCCGCTGTGTCCTTTTGCAAAAGCGACTTTCCAGAAGAATGAGGAAATCAGAGACGTTCTTTAA
- a CDS encoding (4Fe-4S)-binding protein has translation MDTHEYNTGEITILWKPKICIHAAVCVKMLPKVYNPKDRPWIKPENATTEELKNQISNCPSGALSYKLNS, from the coding sequence ATGGATACTCACGAATATAATACCGGAGAAATCACAATTCTTTGGAAACCAAAAATCTGCATCCACGCGGCAGTTTGTGTAAAAATGCTACCAAAAGTTTATAATCCAAAAGACAGACCTTGGATAAAACCAGAAAATGCAACCACCGAAGAATTAAAGAATCAAATTTCAAATTGTCCTTCCGGCGCTTTGAGCTATAAATTAAATTCTTAA